In Apteryx mantelli isolate bAptMan1 chromosome 26, bAptMan1.hap1, whole genome shotgun sequence, a single window of DNA contains:
- the CENPS gene encoding centromere protein S encodes MAAARPRPAAPGGKRRGAASGGAMEAAGGEERQLLIQRLKAAVHYTVGCLCQDVAEDKDMQFSKQTIAAISEITFRQCENFAKDLEMFARHAKRSTVTAEDVKLLARRSNSLLKYITQKSEELVSSNMEQKERKKKKSSSAKAGRISEEQEAAVAESEDSNMA; translated from the exons atggcggcggcgcggccccgccccgcggcgccgggcgggaaACGGCGCGGGGCCGCCTCGGGCGGCGCCatggaggcggcgggcggcgaggagcGGCAGCTGCTCATCCAG AGGCTAAAAGCTGCAGTTCACTACACCGTTGGCTGTCTGTGTCAGGATGTGGCAGAAGACAAAGACATGCAGTTCAGCAAACAAACCATTGCAGCTATTTCAGAGATCACCTTCAGGCAGTGCG aaaaCTTTGCAAAAGATCTTGAAATGTTTGCAAG GCATGCAAAACGAAGCACAGTCACTGCAGAAGATGTGAAACTTTTGGCTAGAAGGAGCAATTCTTTG CTAAAGTATATCACACAGAAGAGTGAAGAACTTGTATCAAGTAACATGGagcaaaaggagaggaagaaaaagaagtccagttcagcaaaggcagggagAATTTCTGAGGAACAAGAAGCAGCTGTGGCTGAAAGCGAAGATTCCAACATGGCATGA